One Phocoena phocoena chromosome 5, mPhoPho1.1, whole genome shotgun sequence genomic region harbors:
- the NKX1-1 gene encoding NK1 transcription factor-related protein 1, with translation MSASGPAATGDGPALPPPPPGPGPGPAPPAPAAAAARDAMDGRAELPAFPRAGAPPLAASDTVPAAPEGAGAARPGPPPRPTSFSVLDILDPNKFNSRRRRCVLLGPVAPAACAPAPAAPGRPPRSEELERRALAAAGEAGAGTAAEPPHAGDPCKADEAEANGYSSGGGRSPSADSGDEAPDDEDEDEAPEAGAARGAEARGGGSGLGARGSGCQGEAEAPPGAVDEAAVPGPRGNSPGAPGPPGASAAPGDAGTTPQGAATATKPKRKRTGSDSKSGKPRRARTAFTYEQLVALENKFKATRYLSVCERLNLALSLSLTETQVKIWFQNRRTKWKKQNPGADTSAPTGGGGGPGPGSGPGAGLPGGLSPLSPSPPMGAPIAMHGPAGYPAHGPGGLVCAAQLPFLSSPAVLSPFVLGSQTYGAPAFYAPHL, from the exons ATGAGCGCGAGCGGCCCGGCGGCTACCGGGGACGGCCccgcgctgccgccgccgccgcccgggccCGGTCCGGGGCCCGCACCgcccgcgcccgccgccgccgccgcccgggaCGCCATGGACGGGCGCGCTGAGCTGCCCGCCTTCCCGCGGGCCGGAGCCCCGCCGCTCGCCGCCAGCGACACGGTGCCCGCGGCGCCCGAGGGGGCTGGggcggcccggcccggcccgccgCCGCGCCCCACCTCCTTCTCGGTGCTGGACATCCTGGACCCCAACAAGTTCAACAGCAGAAGACGCCGctgtgtgctgctgggccccGTGGCGCCCGCGGCGTGCGCCCCGGCCCCCGCCGCCCCGGGACGCCCGCCGCGCTCAGAGGAGCTGGAGCGCCGTGCCCTCGCCGCCGCCGGAGAAGCTGGAGCCGGTACCGCAGCTGAGCCGCCGC ACGCCGGCGACCCCTGCAAGGCGGACGAGGCCGAGGCCAACGGCTACAGCAGCGGCGGTGGCCGCAGCCCGAGCGCGGACAGCGGGGATGAGGCGCCCGacgacgaggacgaggacgaggcgCCCGAGGCGGGGGCGGCGCGCGGCGCTGAGGCGCGGGGAGGCGGCAGCGGCCTCGGGGCCCGCGGGTCGGGCTGCCAGGGCGAGGCCGAGGCGCCCCCAGGCGCTGTCGATGAGGCCGCTGTCCCCGGCCCCCGTGGGAACTCGCCCGGAGCCCCGGGCCCGCCGGGAGCCTCGGCGGCGCCCGGGGACGCGGGGACGACCCCGCAGGGCGCGGCGACGGCGACGAAGCCCAAGCGGAAGCGCACGGGCTCCGACTCCAAGTCCGGGAAGCCGCGGCGCGCGCGCACCGCCTTCACCTACGAGCAGCTCGTGGCGCTGGAGAACAAGTTCAAGGCGACGCGCTACCTGTCGGTGTGCGAGCGCCTCAACCTGGCGCTGTCGCTGAGCCTCACCGAGACGCAGGTGAAGATCTGGTTCCAGAACCGCCGCACCAAGTGGAAGAAGCAGAACCCGGGCGCCGATACCAGCGCGCCGACCGGCGGCGGAGGGGGACCGGGGCCGGGTTCCGGGCCGGGTGCGGGGCTGCCCGGTGGCCTCAGCCCGCTCAGCCCGTCGCCGCCCATGGGCGCGCCGATCGCCATGCACGGCCCGGCCGGGTACCCGGCGCACGGCCCCGGCGGCCTGGTGTGCGCCGCACAGCTGCCCTTTCTGTCGAGCCCGGCGGTGCTGTCGCCCTTCGTGCTGGGCTCGCAGACCTACGGCGCGCCCGCCTTCTACGCGCCGCACCTCTGA